A region from the Aphis gossypii isolate Hap1 chromosome 1, ASM2018417v2, whole genome shotgun sequence genome encodes:
- the LOC114127192 gene encoding uncharacterized protein LOC114127192, whose protein sequence is MQGIGIKTQDNGILPASKDIGKSRRKSRWKLKFHHQALPAEYLNHYEASMMSPQPSPGNSSSPTPVLFTGNVKSKLPPEAQTSVRFDDLPYMGEMTLDNAKPRRGRKPKKADICHLIYKNYGTTVVEEPLNLCVRDQISSINDFQLPGSASLQETLNLQSKDSKRKSKKSLARERLEKTFKEKGFLIQTQQLESAQGATYCKFRQLRKFTRYLFRSWKHHLPGDVVDNGVNSQIT, encoded by the exons AAGTCGCAGAAAATCTCGATGGAAACTAAAATTTCATCACCAAGCATTACCTGCAGAATATTTGAACCATTATGAAGCATCCATGATGTCTCCTCAACCATCTCCAGGAAATTCATCATCTCCAACACCTGTTCTTTTTACGGGAAATGTTAAATCAAAACTACCACCAGAAGCACAAACTAGTGTCCGTTTTGATGATCTACCATACATGGGAGAGATGACGTTAGATAATGCAAAACCGCGGAGGGGACGGAAAccaaaaaag gcTGATATATGTCAtttgatatataaaaactacgGTACGACCGTTGTAGAAGAACCTTTGAATTTATGCGTCAGGGACCAGATATCatcaataaatgattttcaattacCTGGTTCTGCCAGTCTCCAGGAAACATTAAATCTTCAATCAAAAGACTCCAAGCGTAAGAGCAAAAAGTCACTGGCTCGAGAGCGCTtggaaaaaacatttaaagaaaaaggTTTCTTAATTCAGACGCAACAACTAGAATCCGCCCAAGGAGCCACGTACTGTAAATTTAGACAATTAAGGAAGTTTACACGGTATCTGTTTAGAAGTTGGAAACATCATTTACCTGGTGATGTCGTAGATAATGGAGTCAATAGTCAAATTACTTGA